Genomic segment of Vitis riparia cultivar Riparia Gloire de Montpellier isolate 1030 chromosome 19, EGFV_Vit.rip_1.0, whole genome shotgun sequence:
GCCAACTGCTGTAGGAAGAGTATCGAGATTTAACAGAACACTTCCTTTTGCATGAAAACCAACACCGTCGAATGCACCAACACAAAAGATGGAGACGACAATGACAAGGCAAGAGAATACTCCAGTGGCCGAGATATAGGAGAGCATACTCAAGTCAGTTAACAACATTAATGGTGAAAGTAGTAGTCCTGTGATTATAACGAATGACTGTTTTCCATCTAGTGTCAATGCCCCAAGTTTGATCATGAACTCTGGAAAAAGCTTTTGTAAGTTGTCACCTTCTAATATCAAAAACCCTGTTGCAATAAGGTACATCTCTGCATTCATCATAAACATGACCATCATTCTTCCTTTCATACCAAATGCACGCTCTGCAATAtcataataacttaaaatagaTGGATCAACTTCCATACAACGCACTATTAAAAGCCCGGTGTAAAAGGTCATAGCTGCAATTGAGAAGAAGAGCACCAAACTCAACCAACCTCCACTTGAGAGGGCATAAGGGATTGTTAGAAAACCAATTCCTGTGAATGTCAAAACAGGCAACAAAAACCCTTATCTATTACTTATGAAGGAATAGAAGAAAcaggaaaaaatggagaaagaagTGACCATGTTCTTAAGCTTACCCAGGAATGCATTTGTGCCATTAAAACTAGCTTTCATGAAACTTGATGAGCCAGGAGTTCGAATCAGAGGGATCCTTAGCTCGTTATTCGCCATTGTCttcttttgatttaatattGCATTTAATCAACAGATTCCCATCTCCACTTCTATGAACTGTCTCTGCATGGATAACTAAATATATGGATGCATGGACAAGAAATTAGGACAGAACtggaaaatatgaatgaatgatCAGAAGCAACGGGATTGTCTTTACTTCTTACCTTGAAAGAAGTCGGATAGACATTTATCTTTTCTCTAAATTGCTATGAAAATTGACCTGGTGCTGCACCTGGTGAACATTTCGATTATCTGCACCTCATTTTCCCACAAGCTTTCCCGAACTAAACATAGCTTAAGACAAACATACAACCATTTTCCTCAGCACTCCTTTATTTCCTTGAGCACTTGTTGACTTAAGCCAATGGGATCCTTAGCACATTCTTTGCCACTATTCCATAGTTCATTTAGTAGCACACTTAACTGTATCGTTTGTATCTTCATGTCTAACTACATCGTCTGTATCCTCATGTCTACTTGATGGATACCATACACATGCATGGACAAGAGAGAGAGACATAAGCAGAAAATACAAATGAATGGGAAGCCCAAGAAGTTGTTGTATGTACcatataaaagggaaaaacagAAGGAAGGAGATGTGGTTGGGTAAATTCTATATTTGAATTAGTAGCACACTTAACTATATAGTTTGTATCTTCGTGTCTACTTGATGGATACTTAATTTACACATGCATGtacaagagagagagataagCAGAAAATACAAATGAATGGGAAGCACAAGAAGTGTCATATGCACCgtataaatggaaaagaaatatataaaaagagagGGGAGTGGGTGGAGCTGGGGCTGGGGGATTTGCTTGATTTCTTACCTATGAAGAAACTGGCATCTTTCCCTAGATTGCTGTGAGATCAGATATTACTTACCTGCAAAGCATGTGAATCCAaaagattttgaggaaaaattacaGTGGGGTTCTTCTAAAGTGACTTTTCACATTATTTGGAGTTCAATATAGAGAATGGAGACACACCGAGATTCAACATCATAAATATACGTACCTGTACCTAGCTTTTGACAGTGGAATACAAGAATCAAAATACATGGCTGATGAGAACCTAAGGAGCTGTAGAGTCTGTAACTTGGGTGGCAGTCCAGTAGCTAGTCTTACaaattgaagcaaaaaaaaaggggaaaaaattcTGGTGGCAGACATATGGGACAGTATACCAAAGTTAGTTGAGAACATCAAGGGCAAAATTGTTAGTGTAATAAATGACTGGCTTCCATCTACTGTTAAATCCCAAAGGTTGATGTTGCAAGTTGTCACCTTCTATTGTCAAAAGCCCTATTGCACCAAGTTCCATTTGGAAAATTCATAATAATCATGACtatgatttttcctttcttaattaTCAAATGCATGTCTTGCAATATCAAGGTAACTTAAGTACTATTTGgatcaacttcaaagaagttcaaagcattttttttaagcctcaaaaaaataattttatacttggttaatttaattcaaagagCTTATAAcataacaaataacttaatatggaaactataaaatattaacatctGTTTGACAACTGCTTTcatgaacaaatttttgttGTTCATAATAAAAAGCtaagaaaacacatttgacaattaaaaattattttttattttttatttttaagaataaaaaatagagtatttttagacgacatcttttaattgttttccattgttttcacttattttttaaggattgcttaaaaaataattatacaaacatgtagaatgattaaaaataaaacaccaagtataaaaattattttttaaaaatattaaaaataagattaaaaacattttagatttccaaacagatttttattttacaaaatatcaaaaaacaattttcaaaaactattttaaaatatatatatatatttaacaaactCTTGGTTATTGTAGAAGCtctatatttcaaaaaaaatatttgaattatataagaagttattttatatttaataaaaaattttataatatcaatattatcttttaaacaTTGTAACTTTAGCTTTAACTTCAACTTTgagacaaaacaaaaaaaataagaagctACCGAAACATTATCATATTGATGATAAGCTGCTTCCATACATGGTTTTTGTAGAACTTCCCATGGAAAAGCTCATGCAATAACTAATTCCCGTGAAATTAAAACATGTGAAATAATTGTGTTTATAAACTGATCAAAGAAATGAGGAAGAATGGAAAGAGTAGAGGAAGCAATTTTTCTGAGTTTAGCATAGCATACCTGCAAAGTTTGTTGAAATCCAAGGGATTTAGAGGAAAAATTAAGGTGGGATTATCCTCTCTATAAACAATGGCCTTTTGATGAAATGGTTGCTCTATTTTCTTTGATTACAAAGTGTCAATAGCAATAAATATGAAGAAGTGGGCATGATCCAGAAATTCTGGAAAGTCCTTAATTGATTATGAAcatgtgattatttttttcattatcttaAGGCCATCTTTTACTAGGACTTTTCAACATGCATGTTGGTCATTAGAAAGTGCATGGCTTTTTAAATATAGAAGAGACACCttcttttatattcattattaatcTTATCATCATTTAAAATGCATGGTTCATCTGGATATTAAGTTCTTGGGACACATATTACCAAGCTATCTTATCATCTCCCTCAACATTTTCAGCTGCCTTGCATGCTATCTGCCATTCTTAATTTCCAGTCTAGCTAATGGTGCGTGAGTTCCTTTCTGATTCCATTAAGAGGGGTAGTTCAAGGTCAAGCCAAAAATGAGAATATCATCTGtcagagaattaaaaaaaaaaaaaaaaaaagaatattggTATAAAGAGCAGTGTGAGGAAGGGCAGATGGAAATATAGGACTTGTCATCTACAATCTTTTGGGTCAACTGATTGTTAACCTATCaaattttttgttctattttctttatggggtttattccttttatttgtTGATCTCACTTGCAAGAGGACCATGTCAAAATTGAGGTGGTATATGGAGCTGCATAAGACCATTCTAGGCTATACGCTCAGCACTCTTGTTTTTTTAAGCCTCCGTTTGAGAAATATTTTcgaaataattctaaaaaat
This window contains:
- the LOC117909534 gene encoding amino acid transporter AVT1I-like; this translates as MANNELRIPLIRTPGSSSFMKASFNGTNAFLGIGFLTIPYALSSGGWLSLVLFFSIAAMTFYTGLLIVRCMEVDPSILSYYDIAERAFGMKGRMMVMFMMNAEMYLIATGFLILEGDNLQKLFPEFMIKLGALTLDGKQSFVIITGLLLSPLMLLTDLSMLSYISATGVFSCLVIVVSIFCVGAFDGVGFHAKGSVLLNLDTLPTAVGLYIVSFGGHPVIPSIYMSMRDSCQFSKVLVFSFVLATLNYMTIAILGYLMYGDGVESEITLNLPTSKVSGRVAIYTTLLIPVTRYSLLVAPIATAIEGGLSEKYKNQKPVRLLIRVALLISTVIVAYVFPYYETLMAIVGSVFVVSASFLLPCLCYLKISDLNWNWNCEQMGIVGIIVFGILAGVLGTYSSISELLT